The Xiphophorus couchianus chromosome 5, X_couchianus-1.0, whole genome shotgun sequence genome includes a region encoding these proteins:
- the fabp2 gene encoding fatty acid-binding protein, intestinal isoform X2 — MVKRKLASHDNLKITIEQTGDKFHVKESSNFRNIEINFTLGVNFEYSLADGTQLSGAWTMEGDTLKGVFNRKDNGKPLTTVRTIQGDELVQTYNYEGVDAKRIFKRS; from the exons ATGGTGAAGAGGAAGCTGGCCTCTCATGACAACCTGAAGATCACCATCGAACAGACTGGAGACAAGTTTCATGTGAAGGAGAGCAGCAATTTCCGCAACATTGAAATAAACTTCACCCTGGGAGTCAACTTTGAGTACAGCCTGGCAGATGGAACACAACTAtca GGTGCCTGGACCATGGAGGGTGACACTCTAAAGGGGGTTTTCAACAGGAAGGACAACGGAAAACCGCTGACAACAGTCAGAACCATCCAAGGAGATGAACTCGTTCAG acCTACAACTACGAAGGTGTGGATGCAAAGAGGATTTTCAAGAGGAGTTAG
- the gucy1b1 gene encoding guanylate cyclase soluble subunit beta-1 encodes MYGFVNHALELLVLRNYGPEVWEDIKREAQLDIEGQFLVRIIYEDAKTYDLVAAASKVLKVDAGEILQMFGKMFFEFCQESGYDTILRVLGSNVREFLQNLDALHDHLGTIYPGMRAPSFRCTDAEKGNNLILHYYSEREGLQDIVIGIIKTVAQQIHGTEIEMKVIQPKSEECDHIKFLIEEKDSEEEAFYEDLDGFEENGTQETRISPYTFCKAFPFHLMFDKDLMLTQCGNAIYRVLPQLQPGACILPSVFSLVRPHIDFSFHGILSHINTVFVLRSKEGLLNVETVENEDELTGVEISCLRLKGQMIYLPEAENILFLCSPSVMNLDDLTRRGLYLSDIPLHDATRDLVLLGEQFREEYKLTQELEILTDRLQHTLRALEDEKKKTDRLLYSVLPPSVANELRHKRPVPAKRYDNVTILFSGIVGFNAFCSKHASAEGAIKIVNLLNDVYTRFDILTDSRKNPYVYKVETVGDKYMTVSGLPEPCTHHAKSICHLALDMMEIAGQVKVDDEPVQITIGIHTGEVVTGVIGQRMPRYCLFGNTVNLTSRTETTGDKGKINVSEYTYRCLQSAENADPQFHLEYRGPITMKGKKEPMRVWFLSRKTNDTEPPAVKP; translated from the exons ATG TACGGGTTTGTGAATCACGCCCTGGAGCTTCTGGTTTTACGGAATTACGGCCCAGAAGTATGGGAAGACATCAA gAGGGAAGCTCAGCTTGACATTGAGGGTCAGTTTCTTGTTCGAATCATATACGAGGATGCTAAAACGTACGATCTTGTTGCAGCTGCAAGTAAAGTTCTGA agGTCGATGCAGGAGAAATTTTGCAGATGTTTGGAAAGATGTTTTTTGAATTTTGCCAGGAGTCAGGCTATGACACCATATTGCGTGTGCTGGGCTCGAATGTTCGAGAGTTCCTGCAG AACCTGGATGCCCTACACGACCACCTGGGCACCATTTACCCCGGCATGAGGGCTCCGTCATTTCGCTGCACTGACGCAGAGAAGGGAAACAACCTGATCCTTCACTACTACTCAGAGAGAGAAGGATTGCAGGATATTGTGATTGGCATCATTAAAACAGTCGCTCAACAAATCCATGGCACAGAGATAGAGATGAAG GTGATCCAACCAAAGAGTGAGGAGTGTGACCACATCAAGTTTCTGATTGAGGAGAAGGACTCTGAGGAGGAGGCGTTCTATGAAGATCTCGACGGTTTTGAGGAGAACGGCACACAGGAGACTCGGATCAGCCCGTACACGTTCTGCAAGGCCTTTCCATTTCACCTCATGTTTGATAAAGACCTGATGCTCACACAGTGTGGGAATGCCATATACAGGGTCCTGCCGCAG CTCCAGCCTGGTGCCTGCATCCTgccttctgttttttctttggttcGTCCGCACATTGACTTCAGCTTTCATGGCATCCTTTCCCACATCAACACCGTGTTTGTTCTGCGAAGCAAG GAGGGCCTGCTTAATGTGGAGACTGTGGAGAATGAGGATGAGCTGACAGGGGTGGAGATCAGCTGTCTGAGATTGAAAGGGCAGATGATTTATTTGCCAGAGGCAGAGAACATCCTTTTCCTTTGCTCGCCCAG TGTTATGAACCTGGACGATCTGACGAGGAGGGGGCTCTACCTGAGTGACATCCCACTACATGATGCCACGCGTGACCTGGTGCTGCTGGGGGAACAGTTTCGTGAGGAGTACAAGCTAACACAGGAGCTGGAAATTTTGACGGATCGCCTCCAGCACACACTGCGGGCCCTGGAGgatgagaagaagaagacggaCAG aCTGCTCTATTCTGTTCTGCCACCATCTGTTGCCAACGAGCTGCGCCACAAGCGCCCCGTCCCGGCGAAGCGTTACGACAATGTCACCATCCTGTTCAGTGGCATCGTGGGATTCAACGCTTTCTGCAGCAAGCACGCCTCAGCTGAGGGAGCCATCAAGATAGTTAACCTGCTCAATGATGTTTACACGCGCTTCGACATCTTGACAGACTCTCGGAAGAACCCTTATGTATACAAG GTGGAAACAGTTGGTGATAAGTACATGACAGTGAGTGGTTTGCCAGAGCCTTGCACGCACCATGCCAAGTCCATCTGCCACCTTGCCCTTGATATGATGGAGATAGCAGGACAAGTCAAAGTGGATGATGAGCCAGTACAG ATCACAATTGGGATCCACACTGGGGAGGTGGTGACAGGTGTGATTGGCCAGAGGATGCCCAGATATTGCCTTTTTGGAAATACAGTCAACCTTACAAGTCGAACTGAGACGACAGGAGACAAAGGAAAAATTAATGTCTCAGAATATACTTACAG GTGCTTGCAGTCTGCGGAGAACGCAGATCCCCAGTTTCATCTGGAGTACCGCGGCCCCATCACCatgaaaggaaagaaggagCCGATGAGGGTGTGGTTTCTTTCTAGGAAGACCAACGACACAGAGCCTCCGGCAGTTAAGCcgtaa
- the fabp2 gene encoding fatty acid-binding protein, intestinal isoform X1, giving the protein MTFNGTWKVDRNENYEKFMEQMGVNMVKRKLASHDNLKITIEQTGDKFHVKESSNFRNIEINFTLGVNFEYSLADGTQLSGAWTMEGDTLKGVFNRKDNGKPLTTVRTIQGDELVQTYNYEGVDAKRIFKRS; this is encoded by the exons ATGACCTTCAACGGCACCTGGAAGGTGGATCGCAATGAAAACTATGAGAAGTTTATGGAACAAATGG GAGTAAACATGGTGAAGAGGAAGCTGGCCTCTCATGACAACCTGAAGATCACCATCGAACAGACTGGAGACAAGTTTCATGTGAAGGAGAGCAGCAATTTCCGCAACATTGAAATAAACTTCACCCTGGGAGTCAACTTTGAGTACAGCCTGGCAGATGGAACACAACTAtca GGTGCCTGGACCATGGAGGGTGACACTCTAAAGGGGGTTTTCAACAGGAAGGACAACGGAAAACCGCTGACAACAGTCAGAACCATCCAAGGAGATGAACTCGTTCAG acCTACAACTACGAAGGTGTGGATGCAAAGAGGATTTTCAAGAGGAGTTAG